A window of the Mucilaginibacter sp. cycad4 genome harbors these coding sequences:
- a CDS encoding penicillin acylase family protein — protein sequence MKANFIIVSMFLPVLVFAQKINQKEIKLEETLAKSVTIIRDNWGVPHIYGKTDAAVVFGLMYAQCEDNFKGIERNYLYQLGKQAEVDGETNLYTDVQLQLIADSADAIKDYKTSAPWFRKLLDAFADGINYYLYKHPEVKPKVFKHFEPWYALMFTDGSVAATETGGIKLSETKAFYSAAPEKLGAVTGQPAKNIYDMVNERETGSNGFAIAPSKSASGHALLYINPHVPFYFRSEVELVSDEGLNAYGAVTWGQFFIYQGFNQHCGWMHTSAYADVADLYAEKVSKKDGKWYYEYDGKLRPVITRKLSFKIKNSDETEQRSITGYYTHHGPVLGVRDGKWLALKANNRSYNALVESWLITKANNLAEYKRAMNMVSNATNSTVYADDKGNTIFWYGNYIPKRNPKYDWSLPVDGSTSATEWQGVHKLSEIITNTNPATGWIQNCNSTPYTASGTSSPDKSKYPVYMAPDGENYRAITAIRILKDAKNLTLDSLVAKGYDHYLAAFDDLLPSLFKAYDAAPDSVKQALAEPIKILQQWDRNTAIHSVASSLAIEWGTLMMKALPPPQTDQESTFITRRFQTLVKTISQGQQLAWLNDVLKNLQSRFGTWKVEWGDMNRYQRPDDGITFDDNKSSIPVGLTGSGFGQLPSFQSRTMNTNKRYGYSGNSFIAVVEFGTRLRAKSIVNGGSSFNPASKNFTDQEQGIIDGKFKDVLFYKKDVLKHAQRTYHPGDYLK from the coding sequence ATGAAAGCTAATTTTATTATTGTTTCAATGTTTCTTCCTGTTTTGGTTTTTGCTCAAAAAATTAATCAAAAGGAAATAAAACTGGAAGAAACATTAGCAAAGTCGGTAACCATTATCAGGGATAATTGGGGAGTTCCTCACATTTATGGAAAAACAGATGCCGCGGTTGTTTTTGGATTGATGTATGCCCAGTGCGAAGATAACTTTAAAGGTATTGAACGCAATTACCTTTACCAGTTAGGTAAACAGGCTGAGGTTGACGGCGAAACTAATTTATATACCGACGTGCAGCTGCAACTGATTGCCGATAGTGCCGATGCTATTAAAGATTATAAAACAAGCGCCCCCTGGTTCCGGAAACTATTGGATGCCTTTGCCGATGGCATTAATTATTACCTGTACAAACATCCCGAAGTAAAACCCAAAGTATTTAAACATTTTGAACCCTGGTATGCGTTGATGTTTACCGATGGCAGCGTTGCAGCTACCGAAACCGGGGGCATTAAACTAAGCGAAACCAAAGCCTTTTACAGTGCCGCCCCTGAAAAGCTTGGCGCGGTAACCGGCCAGCCTGCAAAAAATATTTATGATATGGTGAACGAGCGCGAAACCGGCTCAAATGGCTTTGCTATAGCACCATCCAAATCGGCATCGGGCCATGCTTTGCTGTATATCAATCCGCACGTGCCGTTCTATTTCCGCAGCGAAGTTGAGCTGGTAAGCGATGAAGGCCTTAACGCTTATGGAGCCGTTACGTGGGGCCAGTTTTTTATTTACCAGGGCTTTAACCAGCATTGCGGCTGGATGCATACCAGTGCCTACGCCGATGTGGCCGACCTATACGCCGAAAAGGTGAGTAAAAAGGATGGTAAATGGTATTATGAATATGATGGTAAGCTAAGGCCCGTTATCACCCGCAAACTATCTTTCAAAATAAAGAATAGCGATGAGACTGAACAGCGTTCCATAACAGGTTATTATACCCACCACGGCCCGGTGCTGGGCGTCAGGGATGGTAAATGGCTGGCTCTTAAAGCCAACAACCGTTCATATAATGCCCTGGTTGAGTCATGGCTAATAACGAAGGCCAATAACCTGGCCGAATATAAAAGGGCCATGAATATGGTATCAAACGCTACAAACAGTACTGTTTATGCCGATGATAAGGGGAACACCATTTTTTGGTACGGAAACTATATTCCTAAACGCAACCCCAAATATGACTGGAGTTTGCCGGTTGATGGCAGCACATCAGCCACCGAATGGCAGGGTGTTCACAAACTGAGCGAGATCATCACCAATACAAACCCCGCTACCGGCTGGATCCAGAATTGTAACTCAACACCCTATACCGCATCGGGCACGTCAAGTCCGGATAAAAGTAAATACCCGGTTTACATGGCTCCTGACGGTGAAAACTACCGGGCAATAACTGCTATCAGGATTTTAAAAGATGCGAAAAATCTTACGCTTGATAGCCTGGTAGCCAAAGGTTATGACCATTACCTTGCCGCTTTTGACGATTTGTTGCCCTCTTTGTTCAAAGCCTATGACGCTGCTCCCGATTCAGTTAAGCAAGCATTGGCCGAACCAATAAAGATCCTGCAGCAGTGGGACAGGAATACCGCCATCCATTCTGTAGCCAGTTCGCTTGCCATTGAATGGGGCACATTGATGATGAAAGCCCTGCCGCCGCCTCAAACCGATCAGGAAAGCACTTTCATTACCCGGCGCTTTCAAACACTGGTTAAAACCATAAGCCAGGGGCAGCAGTTGGCCTGGTTAAATGACGTGCTTAAAAATTTGCAAAGCCGTTTTGGCACCTGGAAAGTAGAGTGGGGCGATATGAACCGCTACCAGCGCCCGGATGATGGCATTACCTTTGATGATAACAAATCCAGCATCCCGGTTGGTTTAACAGGATCGGGCTTCGGACAGCTGCCGTCGTTCCAAAGCCGCACCATGAACACCAACAAGCGGTATGGATATTCGGGCAATAGTTTTATCGCTGTTGTGGAATTTGGTACACGGTTGAGGGCTAAAAGCATTGTAAACGGTGGCAGCTCTTTTAACCCGGCATCAAAAAATTTCACCGATCAGGAGCAGGGCATTATTGATGGTAAATTTAAGGACGTGCTGTTTTATAAAAAAGATGTTTTAAAGCATGCGCAGCGCACCTATCATCCCGGCGATTATTTAAAATAG
- a CDS encoding helix-turn-helix domain-containing protein, with translation MSKVALKIEHYTSEELRSLLRKDEKYQQAIRLYACYQVSLGKRPQELESIYETSFKSICNWVNRLNEGGIEALIDKVKPGRNNRLTNDELQSIKAVLLNKQPDDYGFNSATWTGPLLIELIRKEYQVEYKKAQIYNILKKLGLTFQKGKGLYPEAQDREEKVNVLKKTPGVSAS, from the coding sequence ATGAGCAAAGTAGCATTAAAAATAGAACATTATACTTCAGAAGAGTTACGATCCCTATTGAGGAAAGACGAGAAGTATCAACAGGCGATAAGATTATACGCCTGTTACCAGGTTTCTTTAGGTAAGCGGCCACAGGAGTTGGAATCGATTTACGAAACGTCTTTTAAGTCGATTTGCAATTGGGTAAACCGTTTAAATGAAGGCGGGATAGAGGCATTAATAGATAAGGTAAAACCGGGAAGAAATAACCGGCTTACGAATGATGAGCTACAATCGATAAAAGCTGTATTGTTAAATAAGCAGCCCGATGATTATGGATTTAACAGCGCCACCTGGACAGGGCCGTTATTGATTGAACTGATCAGGAAGGAATATCAGGTTGAATATAAAAAAGCGCAGATATACAATATATTAAAGAAGTTAGGTTTGACATTTCAAAAGGGTAAAGGCCTGTATCCCGAAGCACAGGACAGGGAAGAAAAGGTAAATGTTTTAAAAAAAACTCCGGGAGTTTCGGCAAGCTGA
- a CDS encoding IS630 family transposase: MVFEDEASLSNTATVSYMWAEKGKQPKINQKQRKRERKTLFGCIEPETGIVITGKADKGNTVSFFSFLLLVAKMYRNRKVIMVLDNVPYHHAKRLKPILERYRHRIELLYLPAYSPDLNPIERVWWYMRKKITHNRYVQNLEDRINSFDVFMQDFKVENDIGKKLAKLIVNI; encoded by the coding sequence ATCGTATTTGAGGATGAAGCAAGTTTGTCAAACACAGCTACAGTTTCGTATATGTGGGCAGAAAAAGGTAAGCAGCCGAAAATAAATCAAAAGCAACGAAAAAGAGAAAGGAAAACTTTGTTTGGTTGTATTGAACCTGAAACCGGGATTGTAATCACCGGTAAAGCCGACAAAGGCAATACTGTCAGCTTTTTTAGTTTCCTGCTATTGGTGGCGAAAATGTACCGGAACCGTAAGGTGATAATGGTTCTGGACAATGTGCCCTACCATCACGCCAAAAGACTGAAACCGATATTGGAGCGGTACAGGCACAGGATAGAATTACTATACCTTCCAGCGTATTCTCCCGACCTGAATCCCATTGAGCGGGTCTGGTGGTATATGAGAAAGAAGATTACTCATAATCGGTATGTTCAGAACCTGGAAGATAGGATCAATAGCTTTGATGTCTTTATGCAGGATTTCAAAGTTGAAAATGATATCGGAAAGAAATTAGCTAAATTAATTGTAAATATTTAA
- a CDS encoding DUF3810 domain-containing protein, translating into MRYPTNKKPVLKRIIAIILLALAVFLLMLFADHPAAVERYYANGFYIIICRVFHSVLNVFPFSVGDIVYIAVVIYLIYTVIRLIVLLFKKRFQMAGRLFLGLVIGIQAGIVAFYLLWGMNYFRLPASERLGLRDTAFTTADLKAVTRILIDSANVTRARLRPADWAQSNTHIYNTARHAIGVLSKDSVNFRAYNPDIKPSILTPLLNYIGTSGYYNPFTSEAQVNYQMPIFNRPFVVCHEMSHQMGYGAEDEADFAGFVIAVKSHDRLLRYSAYHLAVQEFMHSLGARDTLAHKELKALISKDVRSDYITERNYWLAYENKLGAISSIFYDNFLKANNQPQGLETYNRMVLLAMAWYRNQWVH; encoded by the coding sequence ATGCGCTACCCAACCAACAAAAAACCTGTACTAAAAAGGATCATCGCAATAATATTATTAGCATTGGCTGTTTTTTTGCTGATGCTGTTTGCTGATCATCCGGCCGCTGTTGAGCGTTATTATGCCAATGGTTTTTACATTATCATTTGCCGGGTTTTTCACTCCGTTTTAAACGTATTTCCGTTTAGTGTTGGCGACATTGTATATATAGCCGTGGTAATTTATTTGATTTATACAGTGATCAGGTTAATTGTCCTGCTGTTTAAAAAACGGTTTCAAATGGCAGGAAGGCTTTTTTTAGGATTGGTTATAGGGATCCAGGCAGGCATTGTGGCTTTTTATCTTTTGTGGGGAATGAATTATTTCAGGCTGCCGGCTTCCGAGCGGCTTGGGCTCAGGGATACGGCTTTTACCACAGCCGATCTTAAAGCTGTAACCCGGATCCTGATTGACAGCGCCAACGTTACCCGTGCACGCCTCAGGCCTGCAGATTGGGCTCAAAGTAATACCCATATTTACAATACAGCACGTCATGCCATCGGCGTGCTCAGTAAAGATTCTGTTAATTTCAGGGCTTATAATCCCGATATAAAGCCATCCATATTAACGCCATTATTAAATTATATTGGCACGTCTGGCTATTATAACCCTTTCACCTCCGAAGCTCAGGTAAATTACCAGATGCCCATTTTTAACCGGCCTTTTGTGGTTTGTCATGAAATGTCGCACCAGATGGGATATGGTGCCGAAGATGAAGCTGATTTTGCCGGTTTTGTTATCGCCGTAAAATCACACGACAGGTTATTGCGTTATTCGGCCTATCACTTGGCTGTGCAGGAGTTCATGCATTCGCTCGGCGCGCGTGATACCCTTGCTCATAAAGAGCTCAAAGCGCTCATCAGCAAAGATGTACGCAGCGATTATATCACTGAGCGTAATTACTGGCTGGCTTACGAAAACAAGCTGGGGGCCATAAGCAGTATTTTTTACGATAATTTCCTGAAAGCCAACAACCAGCCCCAGGGCCTCGAAACCTACAACCGCATGGTGTTGTTAGCTATGGCGTGGTACCGAAACCAGTGGGTTCATTAG
- a CDS encoding DUF2911 domain-containing protein, with translation MKKSFQLKAAFLFAFALLVSAVTFAQDKPASPRDSVSGTAAGSTITINYGSPSVKGRKIWGGLEAYGKVWRAGANEATTFTTTKDIKVEGKPLAAGTYGFFLVPAENGTWTVIFNKVAKQWGAFKYDESKDALRVNVKTKAAPMHERLVYTVDAKSFCMFWDKIVVPVSVSK, from the coding sequence ATGAAAAAATCATTTCAGCTTAAGGCGGCATTCCTGTTTGCCTTTGCCTTATTGGTATCAGCGGTAACTTTTGCCCAGGACAAACCAGCAAGCCCGCGCGATAGCGTTAGCGGTACAGCTGCCGGTTCAACTATTACTATTAACTATGGCAGCCCATCGGTTAAAGGCCGTAAAATTTGGGGCGGTCTTGAAGCTTATGGTAAAGTATGGCGTGCAGGTGCTAACGAAGCCACAACTTTTACGACAACAAAAGATATTAAAGTTGAGGGTAAACCACTGGCAGCGGGTACTTACGGCTTTTTCCTGGTCCCTGCCGAAAACGGTACCTGGACAGTTATTTTTAACAAAGTGGCCAAACAATGGGGTGCATTTAAATACGATGAGTCAAAAGATGCCCTGCGTGTAAACGTAAAAACCAAAGCCGCGCCAATGCACGAAAGATTAGTTTATACAGTTGATGCAAAAAGCTTTTGCATGTTCTGGGATAAGATCGTAGTGCCGGTGTCTGTAAGTAAATAA
- a CDS encoding TonB-dependent receptor produces the protein MKKIFLSLLATLCCSAPVFSQNDKPVSPSISLDAVVSRLQALSADKAIEKVYLHLDKPYYNAGDTIYFKAYVTLGERHEPSKLSGMLHVDLVNPADSLLQTISLQVVNGLAAGDFSLPGILPGGAYRIRAYTKWMLNNGQNLFDRQVNVNGKAYTGNKVLVVKASKPNITFFPEGGSFVNGILTKLAFKTAGANGLGLDVKGVVVDNANTEVTRFESTHLGMGLIFITAEAGKTYKANLTYADGTKAIVDLPKADNEGITLMVNNDNPDKLTVEINANKAYYLKNKNKEIGLIIYSAGAIRSVKAVLDNQVLDLNLNKKDFKTGITRVTLFSEQGEPLNERLVFIQNPDLLTITPAGDKPLYPVRGKVHIAINTKNKNGEAVKSYLSAAVIDAGKVPIAGDDENSILSSLLLTSDLKGTIEQPNYYFADVTNDTRSNLDVLMLTQGYRQFEWKQLLSDSNTAAAYTAENGFDVSGQVKTISGKPVDGGTVTLMPQAGGALLTQTTDHDGNFTFKNLVYDDKTPFMIQAKTAEGKSNTKISIYPAKALTNIKTGDLISTVQRVNGAGYDKTAEQPVYIADANSRALNAVTINERGINAGKLTTEVLGKNNLRDQSTLSNGLQGRLNGVVLRQGVPYLADKVNPAMQGGPMLIIVDDTVLPAGTSIDNYNAADVESVNVLKNNDATIYGVRGANGVLVLKMRKTQAPVASNNVISPGLLYFTAKGFYKARTFYSPVYEASTVTDKKPDARTAIYWNPDIVTDKDGNASFDFFNADSKGNYRLVIEGIDEAGNIGRSILTYKVQ, from the coding sequence ATGAAAAAGATATTTTTATCGCTGTTAGCGACGTTGTGTTGCTCTGCGCCTGTTTTTTCGCAAAATGATAAACCGGTTTCTCCTTCCATTTCTTTAGATGCTGTGGTATCGCGCCTGCAGGCTTTATCGGCCGATAAAGCTATTGAAAAAGTGTACCTGCATTTAGATAAACCCTATTACAATGCGGGCGATACCATTTACTTTAAAGCATACGTAACCCTCGGCGAACGACATGAGCCTTCAAAGTTAAGCGGTATGTTACATGTCGACCTGGTTAACCCGGCCGATTCTCTGCTGCAAACGATATCGCTGCAAGTGGTGAATGGTTTGGCCGCAGGCGATTTTAGTCTTCCCGGTATATTGCCGGGAGGTGCGTATCGTATCAGGGCTTATACCAAATGGATGCTCAATAACGGGCAGAATTTATTTGACCGCCAGGTAAACGTCAATGGGAAGGCATATACAGGCAATAAAGTTTTAGTGGTTAAAGCAAGTAAACCTAACATCACTTTTTTTCCGGAAGGCGGTAGTTTTGTAAACGGTATACTAACCAAGCTGGCCTTTAAAACTGCCGGCGCAAACGGGCTGGGGCTTGATGTTAAAGGTGTTGTGGTTGATAACGCCAATACCGAAGTAACCAGATTTGAATCGACCCACCTGGGCATGGGCCTTATATTTATTACTGCCGAAGCAGGTAAAACTTATAAAGCTAATTTAACCTATGCCGATGGTACCAAAGCGATAGTTGATTTACCGAAAGCCGATAACGAGGGGATTACGTTGATGGTTAACAATGATAACCCCGATAAACTCACCGTTGAAATAAATGCCAATAAAGCTTATTATCTTAAAAATAAGAACAAAGAGATAGGGCTAATTATTTATTCGGCTGGCGCTATCCGGTCGGTAAAAGCAGTGCTTGATAACCAGGTACTTGACTTAAACCTCAATAAAAAGGATTTTAAAACAGGGATAACCCGGGTAACGCTTTTTTCGGAGCAGGGCGAACCGCTTAATGAACGCCTGGTATTTATCCAAAATCCCGACCTGTTAACAATTACGCCTGCCGGTGATAAACCTTTATACCCGGTAAGGGGAAAGGTGCATATTGCTATCAATACTAAAAATAAAAATGGTGAGGCAGTAAAGAGCTATTTATCAGCAGCAGTTATTGATGCAGGTAAAGTCCCCATTGCCGGGGATGATGAAAATAGCATATTATCAAGCCTGTTGCTAACCTCAGATTTGAAAGGGACAATTGAGCAACCCAATTATTATTTTGCTGATGTTACCAATGATACCCGCTCCAACCTGGATGTATTGATGCTAACGCAGGGGTACCGTCAGTTTGAGTGGAAGCAATTGCTAAGTGACAGCAATACTGCTGCGGCGTATACTGCCGAAAATGGGTTCGATGTGTCGGGCCAGGTAAAAACAATTTCGGGGAAGCCGGTTGATGGCGGTACGGTAACGCTGATGCCGCAGGCGGGCGGGGCTTTATTAACACAAACTACCGACCATGATGGTAATTTTACTTTCAAAAACCTGGTTTATGATGATAAAACCCCGTTCATGATCCAGGCTAAAACGGCCGAAGGGAAAAGCAATACCAAAATATCCATTTATCCGGCAAAGGCATTAACAAATATTAAAACCGGAGATTTGATTAGCACGGTACAGAGGGTAAATGGTGCAGGCTATGATAAAACAGCGGAACAGCCGGTTTATATAGCTGATGCAAATAGCAGGGCACTCAATGCGGTTACAATTAATGAAAGAGGCATTAATGCCGGTAAACTTACTACAGAGGTTTTGGGGAAAAATAACCTGAGAGACCAAAGTACCTTGTCAAACGGGTTACAGGGGCGTTTAAATGGCGTTGTTTTGAGACAAGGCGTACCTTACCTGGCTGATAAGGTGAATCCCGCAATGCAGGGAGGGCCAATGCTGATCATAGTTGATGATACCGTATTGCCGGCCGGAACAAGTATTGATAATTACAATGCTGCTGATGTTGAAAGTGTAAATGTGTTAAAAAATAACGATGCTACTATATATGGTGTAAGGGGCGCAAATGGGGTATTGGTGCTCAAAATGCGGAAAACTCAGGCTCCGGTTGCTTCAAATAACGTGATTTCGCCGGGCTTGCTGTATTTTACGGCAAAAGGTTTTTACAAAGCCCGTACCTTTTATTCACCGGTTTATGAAGCATCAACAGTTACTGATAAGAAACCCGATGCCAGAACTGCTATCTACTGGAACCCCGATATTGTAACTGACAAAGATGGCAATGCCTCGTTTGATTTTTTTAATGCAGATAGCAAAGGTAATTACCGTTTGGTGATAGAAGGTATTGATGAAGCAGGCAATATAGGACGGAGCATATTAACTTATAAGGTACAATGA
- a CDS encoding DUF47 family protein encodes MKSTNSKSIFPNSNQVFYDLFNSAVANVTEMARLLDEAVNAPTSYEQKFNFAHIDKLKFKSYEITHRVFSESGRMLISPFNRKDMCDLASAIDDVADRITMAARRINLYNVPAITQPMIDLAALILKTSTELEKAVNAMNNLSKSPEIFELCSNIKKLEAQADSVHNKAFADLLNNEKDPIELIKYTDVFAAMETATDSCEDTTLIIESILIKNG; translated from the coding sequence ATGAAGAGCACTAACTCAAAATCGATATTTCCAAACTCAAACCAGGTTTTTTACGATTTGTTCAACTCTGCTGTAGCCAATGTTACCGAAATGGCCCGGCTGCTTGACGAAGCCGTTAACGCCCCGACATCATACGAGCAAAAGTTTAATTTTGCCCATATTGATAAGCTGAAATTTAAAAGTTACGAGATAACACACAGGGTATTTTCCGAATCAGGCCGGATGTTGATCTCACCGTTTAACCGCAAGGATATGTGCGACCTGGCATCGGCCATTGATGATGTTGCTGACAGGATTACCATGGCCGCCCGCAGGATAAACCTTTACAACGTACCTGCTATTACCCAGCCGATGATAGATTTGGCTGCCCTGATCCTTAAAACCAGCACCGAGCTTGAAAAAGCGGTGAATGCAATGAATAACCTGAGCAAATCGCCCGAAATTTTTGAGCTTTGCAGTAACATCAAAAAACTGGAAGCCCAGGCCGATTCAGTTCACAATAAAGCGTTTGCCGACCTGCTCAATAATGAAAAAGATCCTATTGAACTAATTAAATACACCGATGTTTTTGCGGCCATGGAAACCGCTACCGACAGTTGTGAAGATACAACCCTGATCATTGAAAGTATTTTGATCAAGAACGGATAA
- a CDS encoding TonB-dependent receptor domain-containing protein, whose translation MKSVFLILFSFIFITTLHAQTAPGAKGKITGKVTDATTKQPVDYATVSVFKQGAASPFNGISTDPKGNFSINNIPAGEYKITAEFLGYQKATLEHVIVKDGAVSLGEIKLTPVANELKGVTITAKVPTVENRIDKMVYNPQNDLSAQGGVAIDVLKKVPQITVDIDGNVELQGNANIRFLINGKPSSIFGASLADALASIPASQIKSIEVITSPGAKYDAAGTGGIVNIILKDSKVEGVNGSVNLSAGTRRENGSFNLNARKGNFGVNAFFSGNAQINSNAPNTRNRVSTDSAGNRTTLFQQGSNNFKRSGYESGINFNWDITPKDQLTAGVGFNHFGNHGNGITNQDQSVVDAAGNPISDIRSIRNSSSKFSGYSTDVSLNYKKTFAKEGQELDVLYSSSFGRNSFSSFQRQDYDSGITSSGISNNNPGKDRETDISVDYTQPVSKNFTLETGGKLVFNHINNNVVTDTLFGGNTFVPNPSQTYGFTYDRKVYAYYLSASTSVFNKFLDVKAGLRDEYTTTKADFQGVNIPSYNILAPSLVFSHKFGNGAESVKLSYTRRIQRPDYGDLNPFLNISDPHNISTGNPNLKPEKGDLFELGYNKSYDKGANINIAAFYRRNTDDIQQFTTFYSTFDVNGTTYTDVSLNQRYNIGSEERIGINIYASVPVTSKLSLRTNMIFSDRRSTNPGFANVSAFAYRLNLNAQYNFGHDLSAEFFGNYNSSQKGIQGTNPKFVFYNFAMRKMFMNKKASIGLTATNPFAKYVSQSSSTFGSNFYQTNVRLVPVQSFGISLSYKFGKLEFKKEREKERNNDQDNNGGDNGPQPDKGK comes from the coding sequence ATGAAGTCCGTTTTTTTGATATTATTTTCTTTTATTTTTATAACCACCTTACACGCCCAAACTGCCCCAGGAGCCAAGGGGAAAATCACAGGTAAAGTTACCGATGCCACCACGAAACAACCGGTTGACTATGCCACCGTATCTGTATTTAAACAAGGTGCTGCTTCGCCCTTCAATGGCATCAGCACCGATCCCAAGGGAAATTTCAGCATAAATAACATCCCTGCCGGGGAGTATAAAATAACCGCCGAATTTTTAGGTTACCAAAAAGCAACTCTCGAACATGTAATAGTTAAAGATGGTGCAGTATCACTGGGCGAGATCAAACTGACGCCTGTTGCCAATGAGTTAAAAGGGGTAACTATAACCGCCAAAGTACCTACTGTTGAAAACCGGATTGATAAAATGGTTTACAACCCGCAGAACGATTTAAGTGCACAGGGCGGCGTAGCTATTGACGTATTGAAAAAAGTGCCGCAGATCACTGTTGATATTGATGGCAATGTGGAACTTCAGGGCAATGCCAATATCCGCTTTTTGATCAATGGCAAGCCATCGAGCATTTTTGGGGCCAGCCTTGCCGATGCTTTGGCCAGTATCCCGGCCAGCCAGATCAAAAGTATCGAGGTGATTACCAGCCCGGGCGCAAAGTATGACGCTGCCGGCACGGGAGGTATCGTAAACATTATATTGAAAGACAGTAAAGTAGAGGGCGTTAACGGCAGCGTTAACCTATCGGCAGGTACCCGCCGCGAAAACGGTTCATTTAACCTCAATGCCCGTAAAGGCAATTTTGGGGTGAATGCTTTTTTTAGCGGCAACGCACAGATCAACAGTAATGCACCTAATACCCGTAACCGCGTATCAACCGATTCGGCAGGTAACAGAACCACCCTTTTTCAGCAGGGCAGCAACAATTTTAAACGCAGCGGTTATGAATCGGGTATTAATTTTAATTGGGATATCACCCCTAAAGATCAGCTGACCGCCGGTGTGGGCTTTAACCATTTTGGTAACCATGGCAACGGCATTACCAACCAGGATCAGAGCGTTGTTGACGCGGCCGGCAACCCGATATCTGATATCAGGAGCATCCGTAACTCAAGCAGTAAATTCAGTGGCTACTCAACCGATGTAAGTTTGAATTACAAAAAAACTTTCGCCAAAGAAGGGCAGGAGCTTGATGTATTATATTCATCAAGTTTTGGCCGTAACTCGTTCAGCTCATTTCAGCGGCAGGATTATGATTCGGGTATAACCTCATCCGGCATCTCCAACAATAACCCGGGTAAGGACAGGGAAACCGATATTTCTGTCGACTATACCCAACCGGTAAGCAAAAACTTCACGCTTGAAACAGGTGGCAAGCTTGTATTTAATCACATCAATAATAATGTGGTAACAGATACCCTTTTTGGCGGTAATACCTTTGTACCTAACCCAAGCCAAACTTATGGCTTTACTTATGATCGTAAAGTGTATGCCTATTACCTGTCGGCATCAACATCGGTATTTAATAAATTTTTGGATGTGAAAGCCGGTTTAAGAGATGAATATACTACTACCAAAGCCGATTTTCAGGGTGTGAACATCCCATCTTATAATATCCTTGCGCCGTCACTGGTGTTTTCGCATAAGTTTGGCAATGGCGCCGAATCCGTTAAATTAAGCTACACCCGCCGCATCCAGCGCCCTGATTATGGCGATCTGAACCCCTTCCTCAACATCAGCGATCCGCATAACATCAGCACAGGTAACCCCAATCTGAAACCTGAAAAAGGCGACCTTTTTGAGTTAGGCTATAACAAATCATATGATAAAGGAGCCAATATTAACATAGCAGCTTTCTATCGCCGTAACACCGATGATATTCAGCAGTTCACTACCTTTTATTCTACGTTTGATGTAAACGGCACTACCTATACCGATGTGTCACTGAACCAGCGTTATAATATAGGTTCGGAAGAGCGGATCGGTATCAATATTTATGCTTCGGTACCGGTAACCAGCAAACTGAGCCTTCGTACCAATATGATTTTCAGCGACAGGCGCAGCACCAACCCGGGTTTTGCCAATGTAAGTGCTTTTGCATACCGTCTTAACCTCAATGCACAATATAACTTTGGGCATGATTTGAGCGCCGAGTTTTTTGGCAACTACAACTCATCGCAAAAGGGCATCCAGGGCACCAATCCCAAATTTGTGTTTTACAACTTTGCCATGCGCAAAATGTTCATGAACAAAAAAGCCAGCATCGGGCTTACTGCCACCAATCCGTTTGCCAAATATGTGAGTCAAAGTTCATCAACCTTTGGCAGCAACTTTTATCAAACCAACGTAAGGCTGGTGCCGGTACAATCGTTCGGCATAAGCCTGAGCTATAAATTTGGCAAGCTTGAGTTTAAAAAGGAGAGGGAGAAAGAAAGGAATAATGACCAGGATAATAATGGCGGCGACAATGGCCCGCAACCTGATAAGGGGAAGTAA
- a CDS encoding EamA family transporter — protein MWWIYALLSALFAALTAIFAKIGIKGVDTDLATAIRTVIILILAWAIALFKGSHGGIASLSKTNWVFLILSGCATGLSWICYFRALQLGKVSQVAPVDKLSVALAIALSVLFLGEPLTLKNAIGALLIIGGTIVLIF, from the coding sequence ATGTGGTGGATCTACGCATTACTTTCGGCGCTGTTTGCTGCGCTAACGGCCATTTTTGCCAAAATAGGAATTAAAGGGGTTGATACCGATCTGGCCACTGCCATTCGTACGGTAATAATCCTGATCCTGGCCTGGGCCATCGCACTTTTTAAAGGGAGCCATGGTGGTATAGCCAGTCTCAGCAAAACCAACTGGGTTTTTCTCATCCTTTCGGGATGTGCAACCGGGCTTTCGTGGATCTGTTATTTCCGAGCCCTGCAATTGGGCAAGGTAAGCCAGGTTGCCCCGGTTGATAAATTGAGCGTTGCCTTAGCCATTGCGCTCTCTGTTTTGTTCCTGGGCGAACCGCTAACCCTGAAGAACGCCATTGGCGCGCTGCTTATTATCGGGGGCACAATTGTATTGATTTTCTAA